AAACTCGGCGTGGGGAAGCTGTTCGGACCAGGTACTTCGACGCGCGACATCATCGCCTACATCCGGGAGGAAGTGGGGCGACGCCGCGTGGAGGATGAGATTTAGGCCGCGCCGGACCGCGGTTCGAAGGGGCGGCGGGTGGATCGAGGGGGCAGCGCAGTCGAGGATGAGATTCAGGCCGTGCCGGACCGCGGTTCGAAGACGCGGCGGATCGGCATTGAGCCATGGAGGATTACATGCGGAAATCTTTACTGGCAGTGGCGGTTGCAGGCTTGATGACATTGGTGTGGTCTGTCGGCGGCGAGGCGCAGGTGCGCAAGTCGACCGCGGACCTGGTACTGAAGAACGGCACGGTGTACACGATGGACGATGATCGGCCCAAAGCGCAGGCCGTGGCCGTCATCGGAAACCGGATCGCCGTCGTGGGCGTCAACGAAGACGTGGAACCCTTCATCGGTCCCGACACCCGGGTGATCGATATGGAAGGCCAGACCATGGTGCCCGGGTTGAAGGAAAGCCACGGCCACCTCATGAGTATCGGAGTCGCGAAGATGACGGTCGACCTGGTCGGTATTTCGGGTTACGACGAACTCATCGAACGGGTGCTGGCGGCGGCCGAGGGGGTGGAGGAAGGCGAGTGGATCACCGGCCGAGGATGGCACGAGGAGAAGTGGACGGACCGCAGTTCGCTCACGGTCCGCGGGTTCATGACCCATCACAGGCTGAGCGAGGCCGTGCCTGATATCCCGGTATACGTGCGCAGGGCCGACGGCCATGCCGCGTTTGCCAACGCCAAAGCCATGGAACTGATGGGTATAGACCGGGACACGCAGTCTCCCGAAGGCGGCGACATCATCAAGGACGCCGACGGCAACCCGACGGGTATCCTGGTGGACAAGGCGATGGGACTGGTGCGCGTTCCCGGCTTAACCGAAAACCAGCGGCGGCAGGCCCTCGAACTCGGCATCCAGGAATGCCTGGCCAACGGAATCACCATGTTCGACGACGCCGGGGTCGGCATGGACGGGATCGACCTGTACAAGGAATACGCGAATGCGGGCAAACTGGACATGCGGGTCTATGTGATGGCCTCGAATCTGCACACCATGGTCGCCTTGAAAAAACCGTGGTCTCACCCGGATGGGTTTCTCACCGTCCGCGCCGTCAAGATGTACGGCGACGGGGCCCTCGGTTCGCGGGGAGCATGGCTGCTGGAGCCCTACGAGGACGACCCGGGCAATTCCGGATTCCCCACGACCCCGCCTGAAACGATCTACGAGGCCGCGCATTATGGCCTGGAGCATGGCTGG
This genomic window from Gemmatimonadota bacterium contains:
- a CDS encoding amidohydrolase, with the translated sequence MRKSLLAVAVAGLMTLVWSVGGEAQVRKSTADLVLKNGTVYTMDDDRPKAQAVAVIGNRIAVVGVNEDVEPFIGPDTRVIDMEGQTMVPGLKESHGHLMSIGVAKMTVDLVGISGYDELIERVLAAAEGVEEGEWITGRGWHEEKWTDRSSLTVRGFMTHHRLSEAVPDIPVYVRRADGHAAFANAKAMELMGIDRDTQSPEGGDIIKDADGNPTGILVDKAMGLVRVPGLTENQRRQALELGIQECLANGITMFDDAGVGMDGIDLYKEYANAGKLDMRVYVMASNLHTMVALKKPWSHPDGFLTVRAVKMYGDGALGSRGAWLLEPYEDDPGNSGFPTTPPETIYEAAHYGLEHGWQVCTHAIGDRGNRMILDMYERAMKEFPHVKDHRFRDEHTQILDEADIPRFAQLGVIASMQGIHATSDLPWATDRLGHARTAEGGYVWQKLLQHGVKIINGTDAPVEDVSPVASFYASVTRERPDGTPEGGMFGDQRMSRQEALRSYTLDAAYGSFHEDVLGSIEHGKLADFTVLSKDIMTVPENEILDTEIVYTIVDGKVRYERGRPAMP